The Klebsiella sp. RHBSTW-00484 genome includes a window with the following:
- a CDS encoding DUF6904 family protein, whose amino-acid sequence MLRYELTPNNAGFILWGDSEALNELHELIHYIVDESPLIKVKDGFMLSLAYDIRKAREGNRRVEQHQYDQHDTYKLYGVELLWPLVLVQSSILRNSMGYIQTDKNQLSVMYAFEYLIESALTESERTTSNDIMLTVKYASDSDFNFIEDNIDSRCCYFISLSPEQRKKQLISIVRSFHSLWGKYAREKQDIKMLNEMNNTSWVWPDNINW is encoded by the coding sequence ATGCTTCGATACGAGTTAACGCCGAACAATGCAGGTTTTATACTGTGGGGAGATTCAGAAGCCCTGAATGAATTACATGAACTCATTCATTACATCGTGGATGAAAGCCCACTGATTAAAGTTAAAGACGGATTTATGTTATCCCTTGCCTATGATATTCGTAAAGCACGGGAAGGTAATCGTCGTGTTGAGCAACATCAGTATGATCAACATGATACATATAAGCTTTATGGTGTTGAGCTTTTATGGCCTCTGGTCCTGGTACAGTCCTCAATACTCAGAAACTCAATGGGTTATATTCAGACAGACAAAAACCAGCTGTCTGTCATGTATGCCTTTGAATACCTGATAGAATCAGCATTAACAGAGTCTGAGAGAACAACGTCGAATGATATTATGCTAACAGTAAAATATGCATCAGACTCTGATTTTAATTTCATTGAGGATAATATTGACAGCAGGTGCTGCTATTTTATCAGCCTATCTCCGGAGCAAAGAAAAAAGCAGTTAATCAGTATTGTTCGTTCTTTTCATTCATTATGGGGTAAGTATGCCCGTGAAAAGCAGGACATAAAGATGCTGAACGAAATGAATAATACATCATGGGTCTGGCCGGACAATATCAACTGGTGA
- a CDS encoding ISNCY-like element ISKpn21 family transposase, with protein MSAESSGVFTLKEINRIKIIQDVIERRITTRRAAEHLGISDRQCRRLLARYREGGPLGMASRRCGMRGNRQLPPGLADQALELIKTRYADFGPTLAREKLEELHGLFLGKETVRRIMVRAGLWVPRKQRAARIPQPRYRRPCTGELIQIDGCDHDWFEGRGPACTALVYVDDATSKLMELLFVKSESTFSYFEATRRYIDKHGKPLALYSDKAGVFRVNNKHATGGDGHTQFGRAMHELNIQTICAETSPAKGRVERAHLTLQDRLVKELRLQGICSMEAANDFAEAYMADYNRRFGKVPRHDFDVHRAVEHDEDLGLIFTVREKRKVSKSLTIQYDKMLYLIEDSELSRRAIGKYIDVYHYPDGRKELRLNGTLLPYSTYDRLSEIDQGAIVDNKRLGRTLEFISLVQSKRDNTRSQSIPAGDGPSRRRPKQEGKKSQRSLDNDDMLEALKQLQSRSEDIFGKRAR; from the coding sequence ATGAGCGCAGAAAGCTCAGGAGTGTTTACTTTGAAAGAGATCAACCGGATCAAGATTATACAGGACGTCATTGAACGTCGCATCACAACGCGCCGTGCGGCCGAGCACCTCGGTATCAGCGACAGGCAATGCCGCAGACTTCTTGCCCGTTACCGTGAAGGCGGACCGCTTGGTATGGCCAGCAGACGATGTGGCATGCGTGGTAACCGCCAGTTGCCACCCGGGCTCGCAGATCAGGCTCTGGAACTGATCAAGACGCGTTATGCTGATTTCGGTCCGACTCTGGCGCGTGAAAAGCTCGAAGAACTCCACGGACTGTTTCTTGGCAAAGAAACTGTCCGGCGCATCATGGTGCGGGCTGGCTTATGGGTTCCCCGTAAACAACGTGCCGCAAGGATCCCTCAACCACGGTACCGGCGTCCGTGTACTGGTGAGCTGATACAAATAGATGGCTGTGATCACGACTGGTTTGAAGGCCGTGGCCCGGCCTGCACCGCGCTGGTCTATGTTGATGATGCAACCAGCAAACTGATGGAACTGTTGTTTGTTAAATCGGAGTCCACGTTTTCTTACTTCGAAGCCACGCGGCGCTATATCGATAAGCATGGTAAACCGCTGGCACTGTACAGCGATAAAGCCGGTGTTTTTCGTGTTAACAATAAACACGCCACAGGCGGAGACGGGCATACTCAGTTTGGGCGAGCCATGCATGAACTGAACATCCAGACTATCTGTGCAGAAACCAGTCCCGCCAAAGGGCGTGTAGAACGAGCTCACCTCACTTTACAGGATCGTCTGGTCAAAGAGCTGCGGTTACAGGGCATTTGTTCAATGGAGGCTGCAAATGACTTCGCTGAGGCCTATATGGCTGACTATAACCGCCGTTTTGGCAAAGTACCGCGACATGATTTTGACGTACACCGTGCTGTAGAACATGATGAGGACCTGGGGCTTATTTTCACTGTTCGTGAAAAACGTAAAGTCTCAAAATCGTTGACGATACAATATGATAAAATGTTGTACCTGATTGAAGACAGCGAACTGAGTCGCCGTGCAATAGGTAAATATATCGATGTGTATCACTATCCTGATGGCAGAAAAGAGCTGCGCCTGAACGGTACGCTACTTCCCTACTCTACCTACGACCGACTGTCAGAAATCGACCAGGGCGCGATTGTCGATAACAAGCGTCTTGGCCGAACCCTGGAGTTTATCAGTCTGGTGCAGAGCAAGCGGGATAACACGCGCTCTCAGTCAATTCCCGCTGGAGATGGCCCTTCCCGACGACGGCCAAAGCAGGAAGGGAAGAAATCCCAGCGCTCACTGGATAATGATGACATGCTCGAAGCACTCAAACAGCTTCAGTCACGTTCAGAGGACATTTTTGGTAAAAGAGCCCGCTGA
- a CDS encoding ISNCY family transposase, producing MTDKELYRLGIIQRVFDRALLQRDAADILKLSVRQVQRLVRLYRTDGATAFASSRRGRPANNRIDEETRCKALDLIRCHYSDFGPTLATEKLAERHHIYLSVETIRNWMTADGLWRPHSRRRTRVYQPRYRRDCFGELVQIDGSHHDWFEGRAPKCCLLVFMDDATGRLMHLRFCDSENAFDYMMATRQYIDKHGKPVAFYSDKHAVFRVSGPESRRTGTTQFGRALRELAIELICANSSQAKGRVERVNKTLQDRLIKEMRLQNISSVAEANQWIEHFMSDFNRRFSRPAKYPKDLHRAVTQSPLELNDIFAWQELRTLSKALTFQYDKVMYIIEPTEQNTRIAGEKITVYDYPDGSITFRHQHRPLGYKIFDKLTCVDQGAVVDNKRLGAVLRLAQQKQDELEAEGKRMRSTKMPRRRAQERALEELRAINPVLASPQDFIPSLKR from the coding sequence ATGACAGACAAAGAACTTTACCGGCTTGGCATCATTCAGCGAGTATTTGACCGGGCTTTGCTTCAGCGCGACGCAGCAGACATACTTAAGCTCAGTGTTCGTCAGGTGCAGCGTCTTGTGCGTCTGTACCGGACAGATGGCGCAACCGCATTTGCATCTTCCCGCCGTGGACGTCCTGCAAACAACCGGATCGATGAAGAAACACGCTGTAAAGCCCTGGATTTGATCCGGTGCCACTATTCAGATTTTGGCCCAACGCTCGCAACCGAAAAACTGGCTGAACGCCATCATATATATCTCTCTGTTGAAACCATCCGTAACTGGATGACAGCCGACGGTCTCTGGCGTCCTCATTCCCGCCGGCGAACCCGGGTTTACCAGCCGCGCTATCGTCGCGACTGTTTCGGCGAACTGGTTCAGATCGATGGCTCTCACCATGACTGGTTCGAAGGAAGAGCCCCAAAATGCTGTCTTCTGGTCTTCATGGATGACGCCACAGGTCGCCTGATGCACCTGCGATTCTGTGATTCAGAAAACGCGTTTGACTACATGATGGCTACCCGGCAATACATTGATAAACATGGTAAACCTGTCGCATTTTACAGCGACAAGCATGCGGTGTTCAGGGTCAGCGGACCCGAAAGCCGACGTACCGGCACAACCCAGTTCGGACGGGCTCTCCGGGAACTGGCGATCGAATTGATTTGTGCCAACAGCAGCCAGGCAAAAGGTCGCGTGGAACGGGTAAATAAAACGCTCCAGGATCGACTGATTAAAGAGATGCGCCTGCAGAACATCAGCTCGGTTGCTGAAGCCAATCAGTGGATTGAACATTTCATGTCTGATTTTAACCGTCGTTTCTCCCGGCCGGCAAAATACCCTAAAGATCTGCACCGTGCGGTCACACAGAGTCCACTGGAGCTGAATGATATCTTCGCCTGGCAGGAGCTACGGACCTTATCGAAAGCACTGACTTTTCAGTATGATAAAGTCATGTATATCATTGAACCCACCGAACAAAATACGCGCATAGCAGGTGAAAAAATTACCGTTTATGATTACCCTGACGGAAGCATTACTTTCCGGCATCAGCACCGGCCACTGGGTTATAAGATTTTCGATAAACTGACCTGCGTTGATCAGGGGGCGGTTGTTGATAACAAACGACTGGGTGCCGTTCTGAGGCTGGCACAGCAGAAACAGGACGAGCTGGAGGCTGAAGGAAAGCGAATGCGCAGTACAAAAATGCCCCGCAGGCGCGCTCAGGAGCGTGCACTGGAAGAGCTCAGGGCGATCAACCCGGTGCTGGCCAGTCCGCAGGATTTTATCCCCAGCCTGAAGCGATGA